The Xenopus tropicalis strain Nigerian chromosome 7, UCB_Xtro_10.0, whole genome shotgun sequence genome includes a region encoding these proteins:
- the LOC100145442 gene encoding uncharacterized protein LOC100145442 precursor: MGAILLFSCLLSSIIARGSSLQCVECMNQEGETCTGALVTCPSGDYVCSSTYTLTMMQGAGTSKQFVRQCESRTSCGKAGSITMPGGRIKSNSACCSTDGCDPGTISFPPDKTGKNGQVCESCLAIGSETCSSVTPMECTGEETSCITQITSITGLVSTKMAIRGCSTKEICDVGSLDTDQDGMKMKITVTCSKAIGLQQSLFLLALSGLVLLNLLS, from the exons GTTCCTCCCTGCAGTGCGTAGAATGTATGAATCAAGAAGGTGAGACCTGTACCGGGGCCTTGGTGACGTGTCCAAGTGGGGACTATGTCTGCTCCTCAACCTACACCCTGACCATGATGC AGGGGGCAGGTACCAGCAAGCAGTTTGTCAGACAGTGCGAAAGTCGAACGAGTTGTGGGAAAGCCGGAAGCATCACCATGCCCGGGGGCAGGATTAAAAGCAACTCCGCATGTTGTTCCACCGATGGCTGCGATCCCGGAACCATTTCAT TTCCACCCGATAAAACTGGAAAGAACGGGCAAGTTTGTGAAAGCTGCTTAGCTATTGGCTCCGAGACCTGCAGCTCGGTGACCCCTATGGAATGTACCGGAGAAGAGACCAGTTGTATCACACAGATCACTTCCATAACAG GTCTGGTATCCACTAAAATGGCTATTCGAGGTTGTTCAACAAAAGAGATCTGTGATGTTGGAAGCCTGGATACAGATCAGGATGGGATGAAGATGAAGATCACTGTCACGTGCAGTAAAGCTATTGGCCTTCAGCAGAGCCTGTTCCTTCTGGCTCTATCTGGACTTGTTCTTCTGAACCTGTTGTCTTAG